From one Eucalyptus grandis isolate ANBG69807.140 chromosome 9, ASM1654582v1, whole genome shotgun sequence genomic stretch:
- the LOC104418867 gene encoding cysteine protease RD19A, translating into MNRFLSLLALFSLAIVSAYASSEVDGDALIRQVVDGAAADGDLSTEDHRHFSLFKTRFGKSYASQEEHDHRFAVFRANLRRARRHQELDPSAVHGVTRFSDLTPSEFRRSHLGIRGGLRLPKDANEAPLLPTDDLPEDFDWRDHGAVTGVKNQGSCGSCWSFSATGALEGAHYLATGELVSLSEQQLVDCDHECDPDEPGSCDSGCNGGLMNSAFEYTLKAGGLMREGDYPYTGTDRGTCKFDKSKIAASVSNFSVVSLNEDQIAANLVKNGPLAVAINAVFMQTYIGGVSCPYICSKRLDHGVLLVGYGSAGYAPIRMKDKPYWIIKNSWGETWGENGYYKICRGRNICGVDSMVSTVAAAVHTTPGSH; encoded by the exons ATGAAtcgcttcctctctctcctcgctcTCTTCTCCCTCGCCATCGTCTCGGCCTACGCCTCCTCGGAGGTCGACGGCGATGCGCTGATCCGGCAGGTCGTGGAcggcgccgccgccgacggCGACCTCTCGACCGAGGACCACCGCCACTTCTCGCTCTTCAAGACGCGTTTCGGCAAGTCGTACGCCTCCCAGGAGGAGCACGATCACCGATTCGCGGTGTTCAGGGCGAACCTGCGCCGCGCGAGGAGGCACCAGGAGCTCGATCCCTCGGCGGTCCACGGCGTCACGCGGTTCTCCGACCTGACGCCCTCCGAGTTCAGGAGGAGTCATTTGGGGATCAGAGGCGGGCTCCGGTTGCCGAAGGACGCGAATGAGGCCCCGCTCCTGCCGACCGACGACCTGCCCGAGGATTTCGATTGGAGAGATCACGGAGCTGTCACCGGTGTCaaaaatcaa GGCTCGTGTGGGTCATGCTGGAGTTTCAGCGCGACAGGAGCACTGGAAGGCGCGCATTACCTTGCTACTGGAGAACTAGTTAGCCTCAGCGAGCAACAACTTGTGGATTGTGATCATGAG TGTGATCCAGATGAACCCGGTTCATGTGACTCTGGATGCAATGGTGGATTGATGAACAGTGCTTTTGAGTACACTCTTAAAGCAGGTGGGCTTATGCGAGAGGGTGACTACCCCTACACTGGCACTGATCGCGGAACTTGCAAATTTGACAAGTCCAAGATTGCTGCATCAGTGTCCAACTTCAGCGTTGTTTCCCTTAATGAAGATCAAATTGCAGCAAATCTTGTGAAGAATGGGCCTCTTGCTG TGGCCATCAATGCCGTGTTCATGCAGACCTACATCGGAGGGGTTTCATGCCCGTACATATGCTCCAAGAGATTGGACCATGGAGTGTTGTTGGTTGGGTATGGTTCTGCAGGTTATGCTCCCATTAGGATGAAGGATAAGCCTTACTGGATCATAAAGAACTCATGGGGAGAGACCTGGGGAGAGAATGGATACTATAAAATCTGCAGGGGTCGCAATATCTGTGGCGTAGACTCAATGGTCTCTACCGTGGCTGCTGCTGTTCACACCACCCCTGGCTCCCACTAG